The genomic DNA AAAATAAAAGCTCTATTTCTTTTTGTTTAGATATATGATGCATTATAAACTTAAAGGTTTTTTACCCAATCATGTAGAGACATTTTGTTAGTTTTTGTAAACTTCTCTATTTTTAAGGAGTTAAATATCGTGTCTCCGCTTTCTAGAGCCATAGCTATTGTTGGCCAGTCAACGCGTTCCACATTTACGCTATATTTTTTTGAGATAAGATTTGCTATTTCTATCAAAGAAAATGTTTCCCCTGCTATATTATAAGTTTCAGAATTACTCATGTCTTGCTCTGAAACTCTGATTATTTGGTTGGAAATATCAGAAACATAAGTAAATGTTCTTTTAAGATTACCTTCTCCATATAAAGTAATAGACTCATCGTTTTTCGCTTGTTTCAAAAAGAAACCTATCGTTCCATACGAGTAATCATTACTTAGAGTATTTCCATAGGGCACACATATTCTAAAAACTGTAAAAGGAATCTTATAATACGCATTAAACATTTTTAAGCTTTGTTCGTTATGAAATTTGTTTAAAGCGTAAATAGTTTTAAATTCTTTTTCTGCATCTTCTGAAAGTGGTGTGTTTTCAACTCCTTTATACACTAATCTGGTTGATGGAAAAATAACTTTTGGAAAAACATTTTGTTCTTTAATACACATTAAAACATTTAATAGCCCTTTTTCATTAACGTCTATAAATTGATCAAACTTTTCTAACGACCCGTGTGTTCCTGTTTTCCCAGAAAAGTAATAGACATAATCTACATTTAAATCTATTTTTTTTATATTTTCGAAGTTTGAAATGTCAAATTTGATATACCTGTCTACATGATTAAATTTTGGTTCATTATGAATATCAAAACCAAAAACAAAATACCCTCTTGATTTTAAATCATAGGCTACATGGCTCCCTAAATAGCCATTACATCCAAAAAATATTGCTTTCCTTTCTTTTTTCATTTGAAACTAACTATTCTTTATGCCAAACTTTTTAAATAATCACCATAACCGCTTTTACCGTATTTTAAAGCTAATTTGTATAACTGTTCTTTATCTATATCTCCGTTTCTATAGGCTATTTCTTCTATACAACTAATCTTAAACCCCTGCCTTTTTTCAATAACCTTCACAAACTCTGATGCTTCATGGAGAGAATCAAAAGTACCTGTATCCAACCAAGCAGTCCCTCTACTTAAAACACCTACATCCAGCTTATCTATTTCTAAGTATTTTTTGTTTACATCGGTGATTTCTAACTCTCCTCTTTTGCTTGGTTTTAAAGATTTAGCAATCTTAACAACATCATTATCGTAAAAGTACAAACCTGGTACCGCATAATTAGATTTTGGTAATTCTGGTTTTTCTTCTAAAGAAAGTGCCTTAAAATCATCTCCGAACTCTACGACTCCATATCTTTCTGGGTCAACTACTGGATAGGCGAAAATCGTCCCACCAATAGGGTTAACCTTAGATTTTAGTAACCTTGGTAAATCGGAACCATAAAATATATTATCCCCTAAGATAAGAGCCACGCTATCTTCACCGATAAAAGATTCTCCAATAATAAAAGCTTCAGCTAAACCATTAGGATGCTCTTGTATTTCATAAGAAAATGAACATCCTAAATCTCTTCCATCACCTAATAATTGTTTTAATAAAGGCAAATGCATTGGTGTCGAAATAATTAAAATTTCTTTTATCCCTGCCAACATTAATATTGACAAAGGATAGTAAATCATTGGTTTATCGTAAACTGGCAATAACTGTTTGCTTATTGTTATTGTTAGAGGGTAGAGTCTCGTTCCTGATCCACCTGATAGAATGATACCTTTCATTTGTTTAAAACTTTTAGTTATGCCCGTATTGTATACTATAATATTTTTGATAATTCCCTGAAGTAACGTTATCCAGCCATTCTGAATTACTTAAATACCAATCTATAGTTAATTTAAGTCCCTCTTCAAAAGTTACCGATGGACCCCAGCCTAAAGAGTTTTTTATTTTTGACGCATCAATAGCGTATCTCAAGTCATGACCTGGTCTGTCTTTTACAAACTTAATTAGCTTTTCAGAGGTTCCCTTTGGTCTATTAAGTTTATTATCCATTTGCTGGCATAATAGCTTAATCAAATCTATATTTTTCCACTCATTAAAACCTCCGATATTATACGTTTCATTACGCTTCCCTTCATGAAAAACAAAATCTATTGCAATGGCATGGTCTGCAACATAAAGCCAATCCCTTGTATAATTACCATCCCCATATACAGGTAATTCCTTATTATTTATTATGTTATTAATGAATAAAGGAATCAACTTTTCCGGAAATTGATTTGCACCGTAATTATTTGAACAATTTGTTATTACATATGGCAGGTTATATGTTTCTCCATAAGCTCTTACAAAATGATCCGAACTTGCTTTTGAAGCTGAATATGGTGAGTTGGGATCGTATGAGGTGGTTTCTGTAAACAGCCCAGTATCACCTAAAGTACCATAAACTTCATCTGTACTTATATGATAAAATAATTTTGAACTATAGTTATTTTTCCATATTTCCTTCGCAGCATTTAATAGGTTTACTGTTCCAAAAATATTTGTTCTAACAAAAGATAATGGGTCGGTAATCGATCGATCTACGTGAGACTCAGCAGCCAGATGAATTACTGCATCAAATTGATACGTTTTAAAAATGCTATTTATAAAATCACTATCATTAATATCTCCTTTTATAAATTGATAATTAGGATTATTCTCAACATCTTTTAAATTTTCTAAGTTCCCAGCATAGGTTAATAAATCCAAGTTATAGATTTTATAATTTTTGTATTTATTCACAAATAGCCTTACGACATGAGAACCTATAAATCCAGCTCCACCAGTGATTAATATTTTCATATTATATATCTCAATTTAGTTGTTTTTTACTAACATACCACTTATAAAACTTTTCAATACCATAAATATTGCTTTTTTTAATTTATTCATTAGCAGAGAAGTATATTCTATTTATTAATTTTATTTTTAGATAAATTCTGGATTAATTCTCTTTCTGTAATTTTTACAGCTAAAAAATTCCCAGACAATAAATTTTCATATACGGTCTTAACCCACTGCCCCTCATTAGACCCAACATCAAAAACTATTAAATTATTTTTTCGAAAGTAGTTTAAACAAACACAAAATGTATTTAATTCACTATTTTGGGAAACATTCCAGTTTAGATTATGAAAAGATTTGTAGAAAAAATTATTAATTCTAGCAATTAATTTTATTACCAATGAAGTTCTATTTCTACCAATAAATGACATGATTATTTCTAAAATTTTCTTTTTCATAAATTGTGCATTGATTTATTTAACATAAATAGTTCTCAATATGATTTCCAAATAGTCTTTATTTCTAAAACATATTACTTAAACTATAAATATCCTTTCACTTAAATCATAAGCTTTATAAATTTGGACATTTTTCAAAATAGTCTTGTGGCATTAGACTTAATAAAGTTAATACTGCCAAAGGTTAAATATTTTTATTACTTGTTTTTTATATACCAATTATATATATATTTAATACCTTCTGATAGTTCTACAGTATGTTTCCAACCCAATCCATTTAACTTTGATACATCCGTTAGCTTACGCATTGTACCATCTGGCTTCTCGATATTAAATACGAAGTCTCCATGAAAACCAATAACTCTTTTTATTGTATATGCTAATTCTTTTATAGAAATATCTGTGCCAGTACCAATATTAATGTGAGTATTTCTAACTTCTCTTTCTCCATCAGGATAAGTATCTAAAAAACTTCTGTTTTCCATTATAAATACACAAGCGTCGGCCATATCTTCACTCCATAAAAATTCTCGTTTAGGTTTACCAGATCCCCAAATTTCAACACTATTTGCGGATACACCAAAAGTCTTTAAGTATTCTTTACATTCTCCAATACTATTAAGGCCTAAATCGTTTACAACCTGATCATATTTTAATTCTGACAACAACTTTGCTAAATGAATTTTCCTTATCAACGCAGGTAAAACATGCGATTTTTCCAAATCGAAATTATCATTAGGTCCATAAAGATTCGTTGGCATGACAGAGATAAAATTAGTGCCGTATTGCAGGTTATAGCTTTCACACATTTTAATCCCAGCAATTTTAGCAATAGCATAAGGCTCATTGGTGTATTCCAATGTATCTGTTAACAAATACTCTTCTTTTATAGGTTGAGGAGTATTTTTAGGGTAAATACATGTGCTTCCCAAAAACAACAGTTTTTTTACATTATTAATATAACTTTGATGAATAACATTGTTCTGAATCATCATATTATCATATATGAAATCTGCTCTATATGTGTTATTAGCTACTATACCACCAACTTTAGCTGCCGCTAAAAACACATATTCCGGCTTCTCCTGACTAAAAAAATCAGAAACAGCTCTTTGGTCTGTTAAATCCAGTTCTTTATGTGTACGAGCAATAATATTATTATACCCTTTGTCTTTAAGGTTTTTAAAAATAGCACTACCCACTAAGCCTCTATGCCCTGCAATGTAAATTTTAGAGTTTTTATCCATAAATACTTACTCATAATAATTTTTAATTCTATGACCTCCTTCTTTTAAGTACTGTTGCTTTTCCATAAGAGCAATATCACTTGACATCATATCTTCAACCAAATCTGTTAGGTTATACTTAGGAACCCAACCTAACTTTTCTTTAGCCTTGGTAGCATCTCCAATTAATAAATCTACCTCTGTTGGTCTGAAATATTTTGCATCTACTGTTATTATTTCTTTACCAATCTCTAATTGATACTTTGGATTATTGCATGCTTTAATATAGCCTTTTTCATTTTCGTTTTCCCCACTAAATTCAAGTTCTATACCAACATGAGCAAAGCTCATTTTTACAAAATCTCTAACAGTTGTTGTTTTTCCTGTAGCAATCACCCAGTCTTCCGCCTTATCTGCCTGAAGTATCATCCACATCATCCTAACATAGTCTTTTGCATGCCCCCAATCTCTTTTAGCATCTAAGTTACCCAAGTACATTTTTTCTTGTAATCCTAATGCAATCCTAGAAGCGGCCCTGGTAATTTTTCTTGTTACAAAAGTTTCCCCTCTAATGGGCGATTCATGGTTAAATAAAATACCATTACATGCGTAAATACCATAAGCTTCCCTATAATTTACAGTTATCCAATAGGCATACATTTTTGCTACTGCATATGGACTCCTTGGATAAAAAGGTGTTGTTTCCGTTTGGGGAACTCCCTGTACTTTTCCGTAAAGTTCGGATGTTGAAGCCTGGTATATCTTAGTCTTCTTTTCCATTCCCAACAACCTTAAAGCTTCTAAAAGTCTTAATGTCCCTATTCCATCAGCATTTGCCGTATATTCTGGCATTTCAAAAGACACATGTACATGGCTCATGGCTGCAAGGTTATATATTTCGTCAGGTTGTACTTCCTGGATGATTCTGGTTAAGTTAGTACTATCAGTTAAGTCTCCATAGTGAAGAAAGAAATTTTGATTTTCAACATGTGGATCCTGATATAGATGATCTATTCTATCCGTATTAAATAAAGAAGATCTTCTTTTTATACCATGTACTTCATAGCCTTTCTTTAATAAAAACTCACTTAAATAAGCACCATCCTGTCCTGTAACTCCTGTTATTAAAGCTATTTTTTTTTGCATTTTATAATATGATTAAGATATTTAGGTTAAGCTAATTAGAATTTTGTAAAATTGAGTTTCTGGGTCGCTCGGCAAAAGTACGATAATTCTTTGCCTGAACAAGTTTAACTTCATTAGAAATATTATTTTCCAATAAAATTTGCTGTGCAAAACTAAACCACGTCATTGGTTTGCCATCTGAAAAATGACGAATTCCAAAGTTATTATCCCGATTTATTATAATATCAATAATGTATTTTGACAATGTTGTAGTGTTAGTTGGACATCCTATCTGCTGATCCGTAACAATAAGTTTATTTTCGGTTTTAGCTTTTTCTAAGATCGTACGATAAAAATTATGTCCATAATGTTTACTATATAACCAAGACGTTCTGATTATAAAATAACTATCTAAAATGCCCCTAATATACCGCTCTCCCAGTAATTTTGATTTACCATATTCATTTATTGGGCTTGGAATATCCTGAACAGAATATGGTCCAAACTTTTCACCATCAAACACATAATCTGTAGATACATGAATTAAAATCGTATTCGTTTCTTTACATACTCCAGCTAAATTTTTAACCCCTTCTGCATTTACTTTTAAAGCACTTTCTGGTGTTTTTTCTGCCTGTTCAACATTTGTATATGCCGCACAATTTATACAATAATCAAATTTATTATTAAAAAATAATCTCAATTCTTTCTCTTTAGTAATATCTAATTCTGCTTTTGACGCGAAAATAAAATCAAGTCCATTTTGATTATCGGAATATAGTTCTTCAATCGTTTTTCCTAATTGCCCATTGGCTCCTGTTACTAAGATTTTAGTACTCATTTAGAAAATCTTTAAATGTAGGCAATTGCTTATCCTTATCCGATATAATAAGTTTATCCAAAGGAAAATCCCAATCTATATTCATATCTTTATCACTATATAAAATACCTGATTCCGATTCTTTGTTATAAAAATTATCACATTTATAAGAAAAAATGGTATCATCTTCCAAAACCAAAAAACCATGTGCAAACCCTTTGGGAATATAAACTTGTTTATGCTCAATATCGTCTAAAATGACAGAAAAACTCTTACCAAACGTTGGAGATTTTTTTCTAACATCTATACAAACGTCAAGTACTTTTCCTTTTATAACTTGTATTAATTTGGCTTGTACATATTTTCCAGTTTGAAAATGCATCCCTCTTAAAACACCTTTCGATGATTTTGATTGATTATCTTGCACAAAATCAACAGTAACACCAGTTTCTGCTTCAAAATTTTTTTTATTAAAACTTTCAAAAAAAAAGCCTCTTTCATCTTCGAATACTTGAGGTGTTAAAACAAAACAACCTTTTAAATATATTTCTTCAACAATCATTTCTATATTACTTTAGATAGTATTCACTATAACCACTTTTAAGCAATGGTTGGGCAAGTTTATTGAGTTGAGATTTGTTTATATATCCCATTTTTATACTATTTCTTCAATACAGCATATTTTTAGCCCTTGTAGCTCTTCAATTACCTGCACACATTGCGAAGCTTGCATAAGTAGTTTATCTAAATTTACTATTTTAATAAGAGGGTAGTGTTTAAGAAAATAAACAATAAAATTTGACCCTATGAACCCAGCCCCTCCAGTTATTAAAATCGTCATTTATTATATTTTATCTTTATAGCCTTCTAAAAACTTAACAAAATTCATAGTTAGTAAAGCTATAAACGTAAGTATAGTTAATATAAGTGCATAATATTTTTTAGGACTAATTGATTTACCCAAAAACTCCTTTTTATTATCTATCGTACCACTATCTTGCTTACTAGAAGTAACCTCTATAACATGTTCTTTATCGGCTATTTCTCTTTCAATTTCAACTAACTCTTGCCTTAATTCCAGGTCTTTGGTATAAAGGTCGAACTCTTTGGTTGAACTTTTATTGCCTCTTTCTATCGTGATTTGTGCCTGAAAATCATTATTGTTTTCAGCAGATTTTACAATCGCTTTTTGATAAACAGCTAATAAAGTATCCGATTTAATCAATGATTTAGAAATAGCTGAAGCTTGTTTTTTTAATTCTATTAAATCCTTCTCCTGTTCTCGCTTAAAGTAAGCATTTGAATTAATATTATTAATAATCCTATCAAAAACCGTTTTAAAATTATTTCTTTCTTTAGCTTTGATAGTTATTTGTTGATATTGATGACTGTAGTCATTCGTGTTTTTTAAAAACGTTTTGTACTCTACAGTCTTTGCTAATGCTGTGTCTAGTGTTTGGAGATAATCATCAAACTCTTTAATTTTTTGATTTTCGCTAATAGCTGGTTCTATTTGAAAATCTAAAATAGATTCAGCTTCTACTGTTCTTATGCCTAAAACGTTTTCTAAAGTACTTATGTCTTCTTGTTTTACTAAGTTTTTATAATAGTTAATGTCATTATATAAATTTTCTCCAGTATCATAATTCTGCTTTAACGTAATATAAGACTTATAAACAGGCTCTGATGTTTTTTCCAGTACTATTCCCAAGACAACACCAACTACACCAGCAATTACTAATTTTAAAACATGCTTCCTTACAAAAAACACTAGCCATACAAAAGCTAAAAAAAGCTTATTAAAAATACTTCCTATAAAGCGAAATAGGTTATTAAAAGCATTCCCTATTAGTTTAAAAAGTTGTCCCAAATCTACTTCTTCAGATTGCTGTGGCTGTGGCAAATCTTTACTCATAATTATTATGTATTAATTAAGTATTTGTTTCAATATTGTTCTTGTTATTAAATATGTGGGTCTTACTCCCGAAGTTCCTAAACCTCCTGAAGCAAGTGTAGCTCCTGTTTCTAAAGGATTATCACTGGCATAATAAGCATATCTTACTTTTACATCCGAGCTAATACTATTTCTAACTTTTGAAGCTGCCTGAATTGCTTTTTGATAATGTGCTCCTTCCATTTCTAATCCTATAACTTGCCAGGTTGAGTTGTAAAAGAATTTCAAAATATCTTTATTTTGTAATGAAGTACCTAAAACAGTAATCATAGATCCTTCATAAACATCAACTCCTTGGTCTTCTAAATCTTCTTTCTTAAGTTCATTTGCAAAAGGATAATTATCTGCTGTCCCTTCAAAAATATGTGCAGAAGGGATCATAATATCTCCTTTGCCTCCTTCTAAAATTCCTGCTTTACCCATAATAGATACCGATTCCACATTTAGATGTGTTTTCTTTCCTTTATTTTTATATG from Flavivirga abyssicola includes the following:
- a CDS encoding NAD-dependent epimerase/dehydratase family protein produces the protein MKKERKAIFFGCNGYLGSHVAYDLKSRGYFVFGFDIHNEPKFNHVDRYIKFDISNFENIKKIDLNVDYVYYFSGKTGTHGSLEKFDQFIDVNEKGLLNVLMCIKEQNVFPKVIFPSTRLVYKGVENTPLSEDAEKEFKTIYALNKFHNEQSLKMFNAYYKIPFTVFRICVPYGNTLSNDYSYGTIGFFLKQAKNDESITLYGEGNLKRTFTYVSDISNQIIRVSEQDMSNSETYNIAGETFSLIEIANLISKKYSVNVERVDWPTIAMALESGDTIFNSLKIEKFTKTNKMSLHDWVKNL
- the rfbA gene encoding glucose-1-phosphate thymidylyltransferase RfbA; this translates as MKGIILSGGSGTRLYPLTITISKQLLPVYDKPMIYYPLSILMLAGIKEILIISTPMHLPLLKQLLGDGRDLGCSFSYEIQEHPNGLAEAFIIGESFIGEDSVALILGDNIFYGSDLPRLLKSKVNPIGGTIFAYPVVDPERYGVVEFGDDFKALSLEEKPELPKSNYAVPGLYFYDNDVVKIAKSLKPSKRGELEITDVNKKYLEIDKLDVGVLSRGTAWLDTGTFDSLHEASEFVKVIEKRQGFKISCIEEIAYRNGDIDKEQLYKLALKYGKSGYGDYLKSLA
- the rfbB gene encoding dTDP-glucose 4,6-dehydratase, giving the protein MKILITGGAGFIGSHVVRLFVNKYKNYKIYNLDLLTYAGNLENLKDVENNPNYQFIKGDINDSDFINSIFKTYQFDAVIHLAAESHVDRSITDPLSFVRTNIFGTVNLLNAAKEIWKNNYSSKLFYHISTDEVYGTLGDTGLFTETTSYDPNSPYSASKASSDHFVRAYGETYNLPYVITNCSNNYGANQFPEKLIPLFINNIINNKELPVYGDGNYTRDWLYVADHAIAIDFVFHEGKRNETYNIGGFNEWKNIDLIKLLCQQMDNKLNRPKGTSEKLIKFVKDRPGHDLRYAIDASKIKNSLGWGPSVTFEEGLKLTIDWYLSNSEWLDNVTSGNYQKYYSIQYGHN
- a CDS encoding GDP-L-fucose synthase family protein gives rise to the protein MDKNSKIYIAGHRGLVGSAIFKNLKDKGYNNIIARTHKELDLTDQRAVSDFFSQEKPEYVFLAAAKVGGIVANNTYRADFIYDNMMIQNNVIHQSYINNVKKLLFLGSTCIYPKNTPQPIKEEYLLTDTLEYTNEPYAIAKIAGIKMCESYNLQYGTNFISVMPTNLYGPNDNFDLEKSHVLPALIRKIHLAKLLSELKYDQVVNDLGLNSIGECKEYLKTFGVSANSVEIWGSGKPKREFLWSEDMADACVFIMENRSFLDTYPDGEREVRNTHINIGTGTDISIKELAYTIKRVIGFHGDFVFNIEKPDGTMRKLTDVSKLNGLGWKHTVELSEGIKYIYNWYIKNK
- the gmd gene encoding GDP-mannose 4,6-dehydratase encodes the protein MQKKIALITGVTGQDGAYLSEFLLKKGYEVHGIKRRSSLFNTDRIDHLYQDPHVENQNFFLHYGDLTDSTNLTRIIQEVQPDEIYNLAAMSHVHVSFEMPEYTANADGIGTLRLLEALRLLGMEKKTKIYQASTSELYGKVQGVPQTETTPFYPRSPYAVAKMYAYWITVNYREAYGIYACNGILFNHESPIRGETFVTRKITRAASRIALGLQEKMYLGNLDAKRDWGHAKDYVRMMWMILQADKAEDWVIATGKTTTVRDFVKMSFAHVGIELEFSGENENEKGYIKACNNPKYQLEIGKEIITVDAKYFRPTEVDLLIGDATKAKEKLGWVPKYNLTDLVEDMMSSDIALMEKQQYLKEGGHRIKNYYE
- the rfbD gene encoding dTDP-4-dehydrorhamnose reductase: MSTKILVTGANGQLGKTIEELYSDNQNGLDFIFASKAELDITKEKELRLFFNNKFDYCINCAAYTNVEQAEKTPESALKVNAEGVKNLAGVCKETNTILIHVSTDYVFDGEKFGPYSVQDIPSPINEYGKSKLLGERYIRGILDSYFIIRTSWLYSKHYGHNFYRTILEKAKTENKLIVTDQQIGCPTNTTTLSKYIIDIIINRDNNFGIRHFSDGKPMTWFSFAQQILLENNISNEVKLVQAKNYRTFAERPRNSILQNSN
- the rfbC gene encoding dTDP-4-dehydrorhamnose 3,5-epimerase, with protein sequence MIVEEIYLKGCFVLTPQVFEDERGFFFESFNKKNFEAETGVTVDFVQDNQSKSSKGVLRGMHFQTGKYVQAKLIQVIKGKVLDVCIDVRKKSPTFGKSFSVILDDIEHKQVYIPKGFAHGFLVLEDDTIFSYKCDNFYNKESESGILYSDKDMNIDWDFPLDKLIISDKDKQLPTFKDFLNEY
- a CDS encoding GAF domain-containing protein, translating into MSKDLPQPQQSEEVDLGQLFKLIGNAFNNLFRFIGSIFNKLFLAFVWLVFFVRKHVLKLVIAGVVGVVLGIVLEKTSEPVYKSYITLKQNYDTGENLYNDINYYKNLVKQEDISTLENVLGIRTVEAESILDFQIEPAISENQKIKEFDDYLQTLDTALAKTVEYKTFLKNTNDYSHQYQQITIKAKERNNFKTVFDRIINNINSNAYFKREQEKDLIELKKQASAISKSLIKSDTLLAVYQKAIVKSAENNNDFQAQITIERGNKSSTKEFDLYTKDLELRQELVEIEREIADKEHVIEVTSSKQDSGTIDNKKEFLGKSISPKKYYALILTILTFIALLTMNFVKFLEGYKDKI